A portion of the Pseudomonas synxantha BG33R genome contains these proteins:
- a CDS encoding DUF6124 family protein → MSKIVPDPPYPVFVVHEDLSFEDAIASISSLLRCATTTATETAEGLKGTQRDMACSTAHLIDMARTLADRALDCLQPTPPNTP, encoded by the coding sequence ATGAGCAAAATCGTCCCCGACCCACCCTACCCCGTTTTTGTCGTCCACGAAGACCTGAGCTTCGAAGACGCAATCGCCAGCATTTCCTCGCTGCTACGCTGCGCCACCACCACAGCAACCGAAACCGCCGAGGGCCTCAAAGGCACCCAACGCGACATGGCCTGCTCCACCGCCCACTTGATCGACATGGCCCGCACTCTCGCCGACCGCGCACTGGATTGCCTGCAACCCACACCCCCCAACACCCCATAA
- a CDS encoding aliphatic sulfonate ABC transporter substrate-binding protein — protein MTLRHPLAAVLGLLVFSIAVSADAQETLRIGYQKSSTLITLLKTRGTLEKALNANHIDVSWHEFPSGLPLLEALNVGNVDISADVADTVPIFAQAAEAQLTYFAQEAPSPAAQAIVVRKDSPIQQLADLKGKKIAVTKAAGAHYLLIAALNKAGLAFTDIQPAYLSPADGRAAFENNKVDAWVTWEPFLTSVQRQLPTRTLADGAGLASYKRYYLTGTPYAKAHPEVLRVVFAELEKTGQWVKAHPQEAATVLGPLWGNLDAATVEAANAHRSYQVQPVTLEQLGEQQQIADAFFKAGLLPKAVDARAVQTWQP, from the coding sequence ATGACCCTCCGCCACCCGCTTGCCGCTGTATTAGGATTGCTGGTTTTCTCCATCGCCGTGAGTGCCGACGCCCAGGAGACCCTGCGTATCGGCTATCAGAAATCCTCAACCCTGATCACCCTGCTGAAAACCCGGGGCACCCTGGAAAAAGCCCTCAACGCCAACCACATCGACGTCAGCTGGCATGAGTTTCCCAGCGGCCTGCCATTGCTCGAAGCATTGAACGTTGGCAACGTGGATATCAGCGCCGACGTCGCCGACACGGTGCCGATCTTCGCCCAGGCAGCCGAGGCCCAGCTCACCTACTTTGCCCAGGAAGCGCCCTCACCTGCGGCCCAGGCCATCGTGGTGCGCAAGGACTCGCCGATCCAGCAATTGGCGGACCTCAAAGGCAAGAAAATCGCGGTGACCAAGGCCGCCGGCGCCCACTATTTACTCATCGCCGCGCTGAACAAGGCCGGCCTGGCGTTCACCGATATCCAGCCGGCGTACCTCTCGCCAGCTGACGGTCGCGCCGCCTTCGAAAACAACAAGGTGGATGCCTGGGTCACCTGGGAGCCCTTCCTCACCAGCGTGCAGCGGCAACTGCCGACCCGCACCCTGGCGGACGGTGCCGGGCTTGCCAGCTACAAGCGTTATTACCTGACCGGCACGCCTTACGCCAAGGCCCATCCTGAAGTGCTGAGGGTGGTGTTTGCAGAGCTGGAAAAAACCGGCCAATGGGTGAAAGCGCATCCGCAGGAGGCGGCAACAGTGCTCGGGCCGTTATGGGGTAACCTGGACGCTGCGACGGTGGAAGCCGCTAACGCGCACCGCAGCTATCAGGTGCAGCCGGTGACGCTGGAACAGTTGGGTGAGCAGCAGCAAATTGCCGATGCGTTCTTCAAGGCTGGCCTGCTGCCCAAGGCGGTGGATGCCAGGGCGGTGCAGACCTGGCAACCCTAG